One window from the genome of Phormidium ambiguum IAM M-71 encodes:
- a CDS encoding DUF4330 domain-containing protein → MKILDSQGRILGKFSILDLGAALVILLVIVGIFFFPGTSGSLAQVGVPTKPVEVDVVVRGLSIRQPQNLLKEFQTKKKTNVIIRNQPYGQVDVKAVRELPRTIIVPQPDGTAKAVLDPRQDNFSTDMLITLTGKAQITKNGPVLGNSKLKVGTPVELEGFDYNFNASVIDVRVKY, encoded by the coding sequence ATGAAAATTTTGGACTCACAAGGTCGCATCCTCGGTAAATTCAGCATCCTCGACTTAGGTGCAGCCCTAGTCATCCTACTAGTAATAGTCGGCATATTCTTCTTCCCCGGCACATCCGGTTCCCTAGCCCAAGTCGGAGTCCCCACCAAACCCGTAGAAGTAGACGTAGTAGTAAGAGGATTGAGCATTCGCCAACCACAAAACCTATTAAAAGAATTTCAGACCAAAAAGAAAACCAACGTCATCATCCGTAACCAACCCTACGGACAAGTCGATGTCAAAGCCGTCAGAGAACTCCCCAGAACCATAATCGTTCCCCAACCTGATGGCACAGCCAAAGCAGTCCTCGACCCCCGACAAGATAACTTCAGCACCGATATGCTAATCACCCTAACTGGAAAAGCCCAAATCACCAAAAACGGCCCAGTCTTAGGCAACAGCAAACTCAAAGTCGGTACACCAGTCGAATTAGAAGGCTTCGACTACAACTTCAACGCCAGCGTCATCGACGTGCGAGTTAAGTATTAA
- a CDS encoding chorismate lyase, with the protein MTATFKSSETLILPSSWHALSLLWQGGETCIENGLPHSQLAPTWQMFLLGDGSPTRHLQLLTGEKTEVDLIDMSAIGMHLDNAPEQMQVVPGPRVRRQVWLRTASGQRLAYACSWWEASHVDEYLQNRSLPIWASLERLRTELYRDVQGIYYGNSAALESAFGFPGPFWGRHYLFWHHGEPLTLIYEVFSPYLTKYLGAMKLE; encoded by the coding sequence AAAGCTCCGAAACGCTGATATTGCCATCCTCTTGGCACGCACTTTCCCTGCTTTGGCAGGGAGGAGAAACTTGTATTGAAAATGGGTTGCCTCACTCCCAGCTAGCACCAACCTGGCAAATGTTTTTGTTGGGAGATGGTTCACCGACGCGCCACTTGCAACTACTGACTGGTGAAAAGACAGAAGTAGATTTGATCGATATGTCTGCCATTGGGATGCACCTGGATAATGCACCTGAGCAAATGCAGGTAGTACCTGGGCCAAGAGTTCGGCGACAGGTTTGGCTGAGAACTGCTTCTGGACAAAGGTTAGCTTATGCTTGTTCCTGGTGGGAAGCTAGCCATGTGGATGAGTATTTGCAAAATCGTTCTTTGCCGATTTGGGCGAGTTTGGAACGGTTGAGAACTGAGTTATATCGAGATGTCCAAGGAATTTACTACGGAAATTCGGCGGCGTTAGAGTCAGCTTTTGGCTTTCCGGGGCCTTTTTGGGGTCGCCATTATTTGTTTTGGCATCATGGAGAGCCATTGACGCTAATTTATGAGGTTTTTTCGCCTTATTTGACTAAGTATTTGGGGGCGATGAAATTAGAGTGA